A single region of the Fusarium keratoplasticum isolate Fu6.1 chromosome 7, whole genome shotgun sequence genome encodes:
- a CDS encoding Methyltransf-11 domain-containing protein, with amino-acid sequence MANLARSLNSSSVAETLATYESWAESYNEDIDKEEYTAPEIASDYVFKHMGSQKITSAAILDAGCGTGLVGQHLAKRGATQLDGIDLSPGMLQVARRTGIYRSLSVADLSQRLEIPGQSYDVVVCVGTLTQGHVGPGAFDSFVRVVKPGGFIVATVRESVWQKNGYEDKVKALDEEGKVKLVGDKLEMIGTDVRAVFVVLKAQ; translated from the coding sequence ATGGCCAACCTCGCACGCTCTCTCAATTCCTCCAGCGTCGCCGAGACTTTGGCCACGTACGAGAGCTGGGCCGAAAGTTACAACGAAGATATCGACAAGGAAGAGTACACGGCGCCTGAAATTGCCAGTGACTATGTTTTCAAGCACATGGGCTCTCAGAAGATCACAAGTGCAGCAATTTTGGATGCTGGATGTGGCACAGGACTCGTCGGCCAACATCTCGCCAAGCGCGGTGCGACACAGCTTGACGGGATCGATCTCAGCCCTGGCATGCTCCAAGTTGCTCGTCGAACTGGCATATATCGCTCCTTGAGCGTGGCGGATCTATCACAACGTCTTGAGATTCCTGGCCAGTCCTATGACGTCGTTGTCTGTGTTGGGACGTTGACTCAAGGCCATGTAGGGCCTGGCGCTTTTGATAGCTTTGTCAGGGTGGTTAAGCCGGGAGGGTTTATTGTGGCAACGGTAAGAGAATCGGTTTGGCAGAAGAATGGGTATGAGGACAAGGTGAAGGCACTTGATGAGGAAGGAAAAGTGAAGCTCGTGGGCGACAAGCTGGAGATGATCGGAACCGACGTACGCGCCGTCTTTGTGGTTCTAAAAGCCCAGTGA